NNNNNNNNNNNNNNNNNNNNNNNNNNNNNNNNNNNNNNNNNNNNNNNNNNNNNNNNNNNNNNNNNNNNNNNNNNNNNNNNNNNNNNNNNNNNNNNNNNNNNNNNNNNNNNNNNNNNNNNNNNNNNNNNNNNNNNNNNNNNNNNNNNNNNNNNNNNNNNNNNNNNNNNNNNNNNNNNNNNNNNNNNNNNNNNNNNNNNNNNNNNNNNNNNNNNNNNNNNNNNNNNNNNNNNNNNNNNNNNNNNNNNNNNNNNNNNNNNNNNNNNNNNNNNNNNNNNNNNNNNNNNNNNNNNNNNNNNNNNNNNNNNNNNNNNNNNNNNNNNNNNNNNNNNNNNNNNNNNNNNNNNNNNNNNNNNNNNNNNNNNNNNNNNNNNNNNNNNNNNNNNNNNNNNNNNNNNNACGTAGCACGCCAGCCGGTCGGCTTGCGGCGCGGAGCCCGACTGCAGCGCCGACACCCTCACCTTGGGCTCCACTGCGGGGCACGGGCCGAGCGCTGCGGACAGGCTGCGAGAGCGCGGCGCCTGCCCCTCCGCCCGCGCTGTGCCCGCTGCGCTCACCTCTCCTCTGCACCGTGAAGGACTCCAACACCCCGTAGTTGTGCCGGCAGAACGTGTCCACTGCACCCTGTAAGTACTCCATATACTCGGTGTTGCTGTTGTAGTGCTCAGCCTGACGCTCACCCAGGGCTGTATCGGCCACAAATTTCCCCACGTCGCTGTCGTAGTGCGTGTACTGCTGCCGGTTGTAGATGTACCTCTGCACCAACCTCACCCTCTCGGAGCCGTTCAGGAAGTGGCAGTCACCTATTGAAGCTTGCAGGAAGAACGCTGCGGGCAGAGGGCACGGTCAGGGCATTCAGCAGCCCCCCGCCGgaccccagctccctccccgGCTGCGCTGCCGCCCCCCGCCCTCGCTCCGGAGCTCCGAGCGCTGCGCACGGGGCCGGGCCGAAGGGCTCCGGGCTTCGCCGGGGCGGACCCAGCGCCGTCCCCGCGCCGCGGCTCCGAGCTCACCCGACGGCCTCGTGCCGGCGGCCGCCCGGGCTCCCAGCgccaccagtgccaccagcacGGCCCCCGCCGCCGGGACGCGCCCGCTCCCCATGGCTGCTGCCGCCGGAGGACGGAGAGAGTCGGCTCCTCTCGCCAGCCGCGagcccggggccgggcggggagGGCCAGTGAGCGGCGGTGCCGGGCGGCATCACCCGTCTCCAGGCAGAGCTCGGCGCCGCCCGGCTCCCTCTCACACTCTGCCCCGCCGCGGCCGCGCTCCGGCGTGACCCCTTCGCTGCTCCGTGCCAAACAACATTCTCCCGTTTCACCTCTGTGCTTCCCACGTGTGCATCGTTCTGTCACCCCACCATCACACCCCCTTCTCCTCATATCCCCCCGGGGCTCCACCAACGATTACATCTCAATTATGTCGTGTTCCCCCTGTGGTATGGTACCTTTAAGGTGTCCTCACGGTCACCATTGGTCCCCCCATGATCTCACCATGGTCATCCAGTAGTCACTCCATGTTCATGTCCTGGACACCCCATTTGTCACCACTTTGtctccccatccccacctcATGTTCCCCCGTGTTACCCTCATGGTCCCCTCACGCTCATCTCATGGTTACACTGTGTTCTCCCCACTCTCACACCCTCTGCTCAACTCTTTGTCCCTCTATTTTCTGCTCATGTTCCCCCTATGTTCTCACCACGATCTCCCCCTCCCTGTCCCATTCTCACCACAGTGTTCTCCCCATATTTTCCCCGTGGTTCCTTCGTGGTCTCCTCACGGTCACCCAATGACAGACCCACGATTCCCTTCATGGTCATTCCACATTCTGGCTGTGCTCCCATTATGGCCACCCCACGCTCCCCCTGTGTTCTCTCTATGCTAATTAACATTATCCCATGTTCTCCACCATGGTCATCCTTCCATTTTCCCCCCATCGAGTTGCCCTGATCACCTAGTGGTTGCCTGATGGCCTCACCATGGTCACTCCATGGTCCCACTATGCTCATCCCATGGTCACCTCTTCATCACCCCAGTGATATTCCATGTTCCCACCATGTTCTTACCATGGTCACTCAGTAGTCACCTCCTCCTCACCTCAATCTCCACACACACAACCCCTATATTAACCCTGTTTCCCCCCTTGTCTCTTCATTGTCACCTCATGGTCACCCCTCGTTCCTCCCATCACCCCTTCCCACACCTCATGTGCTCCCCATGCTGCCTTCACTGTGATCTCATGGCCACCCCATGGTCCTGCGGTGTTCTCCCCATCATTACCCAGTGTTCTCCCCATGGTCACACCATGTTCTGTTGGTGGTCCCCTCATGTTCTTCCTGTGGTCCACTTATGGTCACCCAATGTCCCCTTCATCATGACTTCATGGTCACCCAATGTTCCCCACTGAGGTCCCTTCATGGTGATCCCCCATTCCCTCAAGGCTCCTTTCAGTGTCACTCCAATCCCATGGTCCCTTCATACTGACCTCATGGTCACCTGATGGTTCCCCTATCTCCTCTCCATGGTCACCAACTGGTCGCATCATGGCCTCACCATGGTCACCCCACAGTCACCTCTTTGTCACCCCATTCACACACCATGTTCCCCCCATGGTCACCTCATTGTCAGCAGTCTCATCCCTTCATGGTCACCCTGTGCTCCTCCCACCATCCCATCACGGTGACCTTATGGTGCCCAGTGCTCCGTAGAGGGATCACATGGGACCAAGGGGAGACCATGTGGTGACCATGGGGGCACCAAGGGCAGAACATGGCGAGATTATCTGGTGACCATGGGGGGATGGCAGGCGTAATATGGGGGGGATAGGAAGTGAGAATGGGGTGACAAAGTGGTAACCATGGGATGACCATACCAATGTCACGGAGTGACCACTGGATGACCATGGCACGATCATGGTGGGACCATTGGGTGGGCCCAGGGCTCTGGGGACACCCGTGGGGGCTCAGCAGTGCGATGGGGCCCTGCAGGTGACACAGCTGTTCTCACACAGAGAGGCAGTGCTAAGCATCCCATGCAGCAGACGGACACTGTGCAGCATCTCGCTGTGGTGCTGGGGATGCTCAGGGTCCCTGAGGGGGCTCTGGGGAAGGGGCAGTGGGGGGCAGCCAAGGAGGGGATCCGCTGTGGGCTgccccttccccatctccttcccatcttggggctgctgctgaaacaaggatgtggtgggggcCGAGTGTCAGAGGGAGCCCCGCGGGGCCGAGCTCTGCCTGGAGACGGGTGATGCCGCCCGACCCCGCTGCTCATTGGCCCTCCCTGCCCGGCCCTGGGACTCTCCCGGCTGCTGCCATCCCGCTGCGCTGTGCTCCTGCGCCGCTCCCAGGGCTCATCCCAGCCCTCCTGGCCCACATCGGATCATGGCCCTCGGCTGAGCTCGGAGCCGTGAAATGGGGACAGTGCTGGGTTCCCCCCGGCAAATCCCGGAGCCCCGTGCGCAGCACAGGTGCCCCCTGCCCCGAGGGCCGGACCCCGGTCAGGGGATGAGCGGGGCAGGATGGGGACGTGGGGTATGAGGGCACCCGCGGAGCTGCTCCCTCCTCTCAGGACGCCCCTCTGTGTGCGGGCACCGCTCATCTTCATGGCCTTGAAGATGGAACAGTGACGTGGCGATGCCCATGATGCCCACGGCCGGGTCCAGGGGGATCTCACTGTGGTTACTGCAGGGGCACCACTTCACGATGCTCTTCTCATTCCGTGTGCCCCCCAGATTACCCACATTGTCCCAGCAGTGGTCCCCTCACTGTCAGCCCACGTTCTGTCCATGGTCACTCCATGGTCACACAATATTCCCATCACAGTGATCTCACGGTCACCCCATGTTCTGCCCATGGTCCCCTCATGGGGGACCACACCTGTCCCATGTCACCTTCATGTTTGCCATGGGGACACGTCCCCCACAGCCATTGGGAACCACAGGGCAGTGATAACCCCTCCCACTGACCTCCCGCTTCCCTTTCCAGCTCTCGCACAACAGAAAGAACCCAAGGATTTGCAGACACCGGGTCAGCGCCTCAGCGACTTCTTCTTGGGGAGGGGACAGAGCGGGCACTGCAGCGGCAGCaggggtggcactgggggggACACAGGAGGGAGAGCCGAGGCGAGGGCCGGGAGCGCGGCGGGTGCGGCTGGAGCAGCTCCGCGGGGCAGCAGCTAGTTCAGCATCCCTGCGGGGACACGGCGANNNNNNNNNNNNNNNNNNNNNNNNNNNNNNNNNNNNNNNNNNNNNNNNNNNNNNNNNNNNNNNNNNNNNNNNNNNNNNNNNNNNNNNNNNNNNNNNNNNNNNNNNNNNNNNNNNNNNNNNNNNNNNNNNNNNNNNNNNNNNNNNNNNNNNNNNNNNNNNNNNNNNNNNNNNNNNNNNNNNNNNNNNNNNNNNNNNNNNNNNNNNNNNNNNNNNNNNNNNNNNNNNNNNNNNNNNNNNNNNNNNNNNNNNNNNNNNNNNNNNNNNNNNNNNNNNNNNNNNNNNNNNNNNNNNNNNNNNNNNNNNNNNNNNNNNNNNNNNNNNNNNNNNNNNNNNNNNNNNNNNNNNNNNNNNNNNNNNNNNNNNNNNNNNNNNNNNNNNNNNNNNNNNNNNNNNNNNNNNNNNNNNNNNNNNNNNNNNNNNNNNNNNNNNNNNNNNNNNNNNNNNNNNNNNNNNNNNNNNNNNNNNNNNNNNNNNNNNNNNNNNNNNNNNNNNNNNNNNNNNNNNNNNNNNNNNNNNNNNNNNNNNNNNNNNNNNNNNNNNNNNNNNNNNNNNNNNNNNNNNNNNNNNNNNNNNNNNNNNNNNNNNNNNNNNNNNNNNNNNNNNNNNNNNNNNNNNNNNNNNNNNNNNNNNNNNNNNNNNNNNNNNNNNNNNNNNNNNNNNNNNNNNNNNNNNNNNNNNNNNNNNNNNNNNNNNNNNNNNNNNNNNNNNNNNNNNNNNNNNNNNNNNNNNNNNNNNNNNNNNNNNNNNNNNNNNNNNNNNNNNNNNNNNNNNNNNNNNNNNNNNNNNNNNNNNNNNNNNNNNNNNNNNNNNNNNNNNNNNNNNNNNNNNNNNNNNNNNNNNNNNNNNNNNNNNNNNNNNNNNNNNNNNNNNNNNNNNNNNNNNNNNNNNNNNNNNNNNNNNNNNNNNNNNNNNNNNNNNNNNNNNNNNNNNNNNNNNNNNNNNNNNNNNNNNNNNNNNNNNNNNNNNNNNNNNNNNNNNNNNNNNNNNNNNNNNNNNNNNNNNNNNNNNNNNNNNNNNNNNNNNNNNNNNNNNNNNNNNNNNNNNNNNNNNNNNNNNNNNNNNNNNNNNNNNNNNNNNNNNNNNNNNNNNNNNNNNNNNNNNNNNNNNNNNNNNNNNNNNNNNNNNNNNNNNNNNNNNNNNNNNNNNNNNNNNNNNNNNNNNNNNNNNNNNNNNNNNNNNNNNNNNNNNNNNNNNNNNNNNNNNNNNNNNNNNNNNNNNNNNNNNNNNNNNNNNNNNNNNNNNNNNNNNNNNNNNNNNNNNNNNNNNNNNNNNNNNNNNNNNNNNNNNNNNNNNNNNNNNNNNNNNNNNNNNNNNNNNNNNNNNNNNNNNNNNNNNNNNNNNNNNNNNNNNNNNNNNNNNNNNNNNNNNNNNNNNNNNNNNNNNNNNNNNNNNNNNNNNNNNNNNNNNNNNNNNNNNNNNNNNNNNNNNNNNNNNNNNNNNNNNNNNNNNNNNNNNNNNNNNNNNNNNNNNNNNNNNNNNNNNNNNNNNNNNNNNNNNNNNNNNNNNNNNNNNNNNNNNNNNNNNNNNNNNNNNNNNNNNNNNNNNGCCGGGCGGCATCACCCGTCTCCAGGCAGAGCTCGGCGCCGCGGGGCTCCCTCTGCCACATTGCCCCCGTCTTAATGAGGGGGCACCCAGcccggtgtccccatgtccctcgTCCCACCCAGTGTTTCCCCAATGATCTCGCCATGGTCATCTGGTGGTAACCCCACGGTATGGCCACGGTCACCCCATGGTCACTCCATGGTCACCCAATGGTCTGACCATGATGCCCCAGTCACCTCTTTGTGACCCCATTCTCACACCACATCCACCCCCAAATTATCCCCGTGTCCCCCCGTGCTCATCCAGTGGTCACACCGC
The sequence above is drawn from the Numida meleagris isolate 19003 breed g44 Domestic line chromosome 15, NumMel1.0, whole genome shotgun sequence genome and encodes:
- the LOC110406660 gene encoding class II histocompatibility antigen, B-L beta chain-like; translated protein: MGSGRVPAAGAVLVALVALGARAAAGTRPSAFFLQASIGDCHFLNGSERVRLVQRYIYNRQQYTHYDSDVGKFVADTALGERQAEHYNSNTEYMEYLQGAVDTFCRHNYGVLESFTVQRRVEPKVRVSALQSGSAPQADRLACYGTGRGAPRWVVFLL